In one Echinicola marina genomic region, the following are encoded:
- a CDS encoding SusC/RagA family TonB-linked outer membrane protein — MEKAIPRQTLKFSKNFGGTFILKLLFIAALVIGPKGAAHSSISGKEIGSNYEDAKITMPKDPLKLDKKDKIIIDVVEIKGKVLDGEGLPIPGVTVRIESTTKGTVTNIDGEYTINANEGETLVFSFVGFKEQKVQVGSQSIIDIVLEEDLQSLDEVVVVGYAEQKKETIVGAVTQTDGEVLKRTGGVSNVGQALTGNLPGVITTSSVGTPGEEMPQIVIRGQNSWNGNSPLILVDGVERPEFFANMDINSVESISVLKDASATAVFGSRGANGVIIVTTKRGRSGKAEITANISTTMKSVSKLPGKLDSYDAIGVRNLAIERELSLSPNSWDEMIPQDMRLKYRFPANLEEMERYPNVDWQDVVFKDQAMAYNANVGIRGGTDFTKYFASIDYQYEGDLFRKFDTGRGYQAGFNYNRINFRSNLDFQLTSSTKLGVNLGGTYGVRQAPWAYDFPESYWNSAYKSPPDVFLPRYSDGAYGTYTPDDYAVTNSLLNLAASGAEYITDTRLSTNFVLEQDLDMILKGLNFRGTLAVDNSFREVDRGINDLYNSPFTKWINPFTGVPEYKNLLDPNTRFDFVEAVTWQNAGGTVQGAQRRMFYQFQMNYAGNFNDTHNYTLMGLMNRQQDAIGSVIPSYREDWVFRATYDYKNKYMIEYNGAYNGSEKFSPEYRFAFFSSGGLGWNISEENFIKNLSFVDRLKLRASYGEVGDDNIGGRFLFMDQWAYGGTSQMGVIGESGEDSPYTWYRQNAIGNPNVHWETVYKYNMGLEFGFFNGLINGSVDWFRDNRVDILMSSGRSVPSYYGANAPAANLGRVETEGYEFTIGLNHIFDSGIRLWGDFSMTHAIDQVIKRDDPELRPDYQKNAGYQLGQYRSHISAGYYNTWDELYGSPQHNTNDMAKLPGSYYIVDFNGDGVVDSFDSAPYGFSGVPQNTYSTNLGIEWKGLSLYLQFYGVNNVTRDVSLTSLAGGLNIVYDEGSYWSKENTGADSPLPRWRSQPSSYNNGPRYLYDGSYLRLKNAEIAYNFQSDWVRNLGMNNMRLYINGNNLLLWTDMPDDRESNFGGPSYQGAYPTVKRINLGLNVTF; from the coding sequence ATGGAAAAAGCAATACCCAGGCAAACCTTAAAGTTTTCCAAAAATTTTGGGGGCACCTTTATATTGAAGCTGCTATTTATAGCTGCTTTGGTCATTGGTCCAAAAGGAGCTGCCCATTCTAGTATTTCGGGAAAAGAAATTGGCTCCAATTATGAGGACGCCAAAATAACCATGCCGAAGGATCCACTTAAGTTGGACAAAAAAGATAAAATAATTATTGATGTAGTTGAAATTAAAGGGAAAGTACTTGATGGAGAAGGTCTTCCCATTCCAGGAGTAACTGTAAGAATAGAAAGTACTACAAAAGGTACTGTCACGAATATTGACGGGGAATATACTATTAATGCAAATGAAGGTGAAACCTTGGTTTTTAGCTTTGTTGGCTTTAAGGAACAAAAAGTACAGGTAGGTTCTCAATCGATCATCGATATCGTCCTTGAAGAGGATCTTCAATCATTGGATGAAGTAGTGGTTGTGGGCTATGCGGAACAGAAAAAGGAGACTATCGTAGGGGCAGTCACCCAGACCGATGGTGAGGTACTCAAGCGAACCGGCGGGGTTTCCAATGTGGGACAGGCGCTTACCGGTAACTTGCCAGGTGTGATTACCACATCCAGTGTGGGTACGCCAGGCGAAGAGATGCCCCAAATCGTCATCAGAGGGCAAAACAGCTGGAATGGAAACTCTCCTTTGATTTTGGTGGATGGAGTTGAACGTCCAGAGTTTTTTGCCAATATGGATATCAATTCTGTGGAGTCCATTTCTGTCTTGAAAGATGCTTCAGCTACAGCTGTATTTGGGTCTAGAGGTGCCAACGGTGTGATCATCGTCACCACCAAAAGAGGCCGTTCAGGTAAAGCAGAGATTACCGCTAATATAAGCACCACCATGAAATCTGTATCCAAACTACCGGGTAAGCTGGATTCATATGATGCTATTGGTGTGCGGAATCTGGCGATTGAACGTGAATTGTCCTTGAGCCCAAATAGCTGGGATGAGATGATTCCTCAAGATATGAGGCTAAAATACCGCTTTCCGGCCAATTTGGAAGAAATGGAGCGGTACCCGAATGTGGATTGGCAAGATGTAGTTTTCAAGGATCAGGCCATGGCTTATAATGCTAATGTGGGCATTCGTGGTGGTACTGATTTTACCAAATATTTTGCTAGTATAGACTACCAATATGAAGGCGATTTGTTCCGAAAATTTGATACAGGAAGAGGCTATCAGGCAGGCTTTAACTATAATAGGATCAATTTTAGGAGTAACCTTGATTTTCAACTGACTTCCTCGACCAAACTAGGGGTTAACCTAGGTGGTACTTATGGTGTTCGTCAAGCTCCTTGGGCTTATGATTTCCCAGAAAGTTATTGGAATTCTGCTTACAAAAGTCCGCCGGATGTTTTCTTACCTAGGTACTCGGATGGGGCCTACGGTACTTATACCCCGGACGATTATGCGGTTACAAACTCCTTGTTAAACCTAGCTGCGAGTGGGGCTGAGTATATCACTGATACTCGTCTGTCCACCAACTTTGTGCTGGAACAAGATCTTGACATGATTTTAAAGGGATTGAATTTTAGAGGGACTTTGGCGGTAGATAATTCTTTTCGGGAAGTGGACAGAGGGATAAATGACCTCTACAATAGCCCATTTACCAAATGGATTAACCCTTTTACAGGAGTTCCTGAATACAAGAATCTTTTGGATCCTAATACCCGATTTGATTTTGTGGAGGCTGTTACCTGGCAAAATGCTGGCGGGACAGTTCAGGGAGCGCAGCGAAGAATGTTTTATCAGTTCCAGATGAATTATGCCGGCAATTTTAACGATACCCATAATTATACCTTAATGGGCTTGATGAATAGGCAACAAGATGCCATTGGGAGTGTCATTCCTAGTTACCGGGAAGACTGGGTGTTCAGGGCTACCTACGATTATAAAAATAAGTATATGATCGAATATAATGGCGCCTATAATGGCTCCGAAAAGTTTTCACCCGAGTATCGTTTTGCCTTCTTTTCCTCAGGAGGATTGGGTTGGAATATCTCCGAAGAGAATTTTATCAAGAACCTTTCCTTTGTAGACAGATTGAAATTGAGGGCTTCTTATGGAGAAGTAGGTGATGATAATATCGGTGGAAGATTTTTATTTATGGATCAGTGGGCCTATGGGGGCACATCCCAAATGGGAGTGATTGGTGAATCTGGTGAAGACAGCCCTTATACCTGGTATAGACAAAATGCCATAGGAAATCCAAATGTACATTGGGAAACGGTTTACAAATATAATATGGGATTGGAATTTGGCTTTTTTAATGGATTGATCAATGGTAGTGTAGACTGGTTCCGCGACAATAGGGTGGATATCCTAATGTCCAGTGGTCGTTCAGTACCCAGTTACTATGGAGCCAATGCTCCTGCAGCCAATTTGGGTAGGGTAGAGACAGAAGGTTATGAATTTACGATTGGCCTGAATCATATCTTTGATAGCGGGATCAGACTTTGGGGAGATTTCTCTATGACCCATGCCATCGATCAGGTGATTAAAAGAGATGATCCTGAATTACGTCCTGATTATCAGAAAAACGCTGGCTATCAGCTTGGTCAGTACCGTAGCCATATCAGTGCGGGCTATTATAATACTTGGGATGAACTATATGGTAGTCCTCAGCATAATACCAATGATATGGCTAAACTTCCTGGAAGCTACTATATAGTTGATTTCAATGGAGATGGGGTAGTTGATTCCTTTGATTCTGCTCCTTATGGCTTTTCTGGTGTGCCGCAAAATACTTACAGTACCAATTTAGGTATAGAATGGAAAGGCCTGAGCCTATATCTGCAGTTTTATGGCGTAAACAATGTGACCAGGGATGTTTCATTGACCAGCTTGGCAGGAGGTCTGAATATAGTTTATGATGAAGGAAGCTATTGGTCCAAAGAAAATACCGGTGCAGATTCACCATTGCCTAGATGGCGGTCACAACCTTCCAGCTATAATAATGGTCCAAGGTACCTCTATGATGGCTCTTACTTGAGACTGAAAAATGCTGAAATCGCCTATAATTTCCAGTCAGATTGGGTGAGAAATCTGGGTATGAACAATATGCGCTTATATATAAATGGCAATAACCTTTTGCTATGGACGGATATGCCTGATGACAGGGAGTCCAATTTCGGAGGGCCTTCTTATCAAGGTGCCTATCCTACTGTTAAAAGAATCAACTTGGGTCTAAATGTTACATTCTAA